The genome window ttgcttACCCTGATCAGTTACAAGACTTTTATCTAAGAAGGTTTTGAATGTCACACCAGGaagcttattttattttcttattttcatcTTTCTCGTAAACTTTTATTGTTCTATCAAAGGGTTGATAAGCAGTAATATCTCAGTTGGCATCCTTTTAAGACGCGCTTTTGGAATTTGTACTATGACCagtgttattattgttttatgacACTGTGActgatctgtttttgtttgcttatgtgcagattttttttcttaattttatttttttagctggTAATAAGAAAGAagccaagaaagaaagaatgaaaaatgaCAGGGCTGTCATCGTTATGTCATGTCATATGAACCCTGTGGTTTACCTTGCCTCTGtaaaacacactttgtccaGAATGCCAGGAAGAGGACAAAAAGCTGAGCCTTTCCCCCACCACAGCCACGCTCACACGTTTTATGACACatgagctgctgtgtttgtttgccTGAACCCTGTTCTCTATCCTTTACAGTGCCGAGGAGTTTTCATAGTGGGGAGAGCTGGACATAGTGGGCTGGATGTTTGGGGTTACACAGATGTTTgctctctgtttcttctctttttttcctttcaagcTTTGCTTGGACAACaaattcagattctgtacaaaAAGTGCTGAGCACCCACTGAGCGATTAGGAGTTTGCTAAGGGCTAATGGAGTCTGTGCTTGGCTAATATTGTGTGTGTAGTCCTAATGCCACTGTTTGCAGTGCTGTGCAGGTTTAATGCGTGCGTATCCAGGCAGCAGGTCTAATCTGTCCAGAAGCAAGCCTGTGCTGGGAACATAGTCTCTGACGCACCTACACATGGTTACAGCACTCTCTGGGACTCACGAGGGAGAACGCCAAACTCGCCACAACTTCGGCTAATGAGCTACTCACCCTGATTTCAAGCTGCACTTTACACAGTTAGTTTTAATCAGTTGGTGTATCAGCTAGCATGTAAGCTCGATGACTGTTGTGGTAAACAGTTGGCCAATGGGAGCGATTGCCATTTTTGTAATTGGCTTCCACCCACAGTCCCAAATGCCGTGCTCGTCCATCTACTGTAGCCGTATCATCTCGTATTAGGTGTTTGGCTCAATGCCAAAGAGGTGAGCATGAAACACAGCACTATTGAATGACAGGCACAAGCATCCCTCTATATTAGCTCTAATTCCAAACACACCTGGTGTGTGCGCCACATGATTTGGGCTGAATGGACAGATGGGCAGACGGAAAGATGCTGTCGTCACAGAGGCATCTGTTAGCCCCATTAGGCCAATAATACCACTTGCAGCGCTAGCGATCTGGGACCCTAAGCCGCGTGTAAGCTGGTCAGGTTGGAGCGCTGGCCTTAGACACAATGTATTGGGTACAATAGCTACAGTGATGTATCTGATAATGGTGGTCTTTTCACTGCAACTGTGAGCTAGCCTGTTGTGGGAGACCGTATTCATCCCCACTGGCATACAGAGATCGGTGTAATGCAAGATGTCTTGCTGTGGTGGCTCAAGGGATTTGTCTAGTTGTACAATGCAGTTTGTTTTAGCATCAGGGTAACTAGAACTGCTGGTGTGATTGATGAGATGATTAATAGGACATTGCCTGATTTGGTCAAACAAGGATAGTGCGTCTCAGTGGAGAAAATTAAATTGCATTCTGTTGACGTCACCTTCGAGGATCGTTCTGTGCTTTTGCTGCAGATTTAATAGCCTCACATCATCACACTGATTGACTTTGTTCATCATTGTCCCTGCAGCTCGCCATGGTGACGGTCTGTACGACTCGTACATGAGGACCGACCACATCCTGAAAGACGAAGCAGACACAAACAGTCCGTCGGGGCTACCCCCAATGCCCAAACACACAGTaagtatacacacacaaacacgcacgcaTACGCGCATAGCCAGTTAAGCCCTATTTCCTGTGCTGGAGCACACTCTGTCTCCAGACTTCCTGCTCCTCTGAGAGATATTCCCTTGCCTGTGTTCCTGTTCATCACATTtgtacccccccccctccctccctccctcgttCCACTGTGTTCTGGCTGCGTAGGATGGGCAGCTTATCTGTTTCCTTATCTCCAACATGTGACTTTCAGTAGATTTTTATACCCTTCATTTAATAGCATTGTGTGAGTAAGACTCATTTATTGTCCTAGGGCATCAAAGTTTGGTGCCCCGGCAGTTCTCGGTGCTTGCGTCAGGGAAACTACGGTGAATTGGCCAATTAGTTTTTTCGGCTAAAGTGAATACAGAGTGCGCTTATCTTGCCTTCATCTGTTTTTGGACACGTCATTTGACTCAAACCATGTTAATGAGCAGGTGATATATATGCATGTTTACGGTGCTTACGGTAACTTTCATTGAGGATACGACCTCATTAATCTCAATAAATTGACCCATATACCATAATTACTTTTTGCTGTTCTGTTAATCCATTCTGAAAGATAATTAGGGATTTGCTTTGAGTTTTTTAGGCAGTTTTACATTAAAGGAGGGttattaccaaaaataaatgatCTGTTTTAGCCtaggtaaatatatatatgtgatcTTATAAATGTCCCCTATggcaaaataaaatgcacatacacacaaacaacaatagTCCACAGGCCTACATGTCAGTAGATGAAAAAGGCTGGTTTGATATATTGTAAAGATTTATTGGGCTTGAAAATGTGACCCACAAACAAACTCACCAATCAGCATTCTCCCCCTCTCCTCCCCTTCCCCTAGCTCGTGTAATCCTCCATCAGTGGGCTTGCACAGAGTTTAGGCCTAGTTTTCTATTCTAGTCCCATCCTTcttcctttgtgttttgtgtcacGCTCACAGAGTTACTGTCCTCCGGTGAATGTGACTGACAGTAACTCGCCCCAGTTCAGCGTGTTCAGTCCTCAGACACTAGCCTCATGCTCTATTAAAGTAATAAACTGATAGATGAGGGCTTGATTTGCTTTAATAAATTGTACTCATAGTAAGTTGAATTCATGAGCCCCCACCTTTTATAGCCGTGTTCTGACTGTCACCCAAATTACGGCAGCGTAATAATACCatcatttgctttgtttgtgaCAGAGGTTTGTGTGGTTGCTGCAACCTTGTGTGAGcttcagagagaggagaaaaagataCTGAGGTGTTTCTGTAGCAGAAAGAGATTAGCTCTCCTCCATCTGTTGCACCATGCAGATTTGCACACAGGGGACTCCACCCTCTGTAATACCTGAGTGAGAGAAAATGCCGCACGCTCTGATTTCTCTTCCCGTTTGGAGCCCTCTtacgtttgaatttttattgtatttttcagCCGGGTCAGTCAGTAATCCATCACAGACGCTGTTCCCCGTGTGGAGAGCTTTGATATGTATGTCaatatttgtgtatgtgtctggGTGAAGGGGCTCGATCAGTGACATTCACTGTGTACTTTGGAACAACAGCTGCATGAGACCCTGGGTCAGCAGCAGAGCTGTTGTAATAAGTTAAGACTATATAGTTACATGTATGGAAACCCATCCCGCATTCCCACTCTATTTTTAGAGAGCCCAAACCTGGTACAAAAACACACTCTCAGCTGAGTCCTTTCTCCGTGGATGATCAACACCCacttttcctaaaaaaaacaaaacaatcttcCCAAAATCGGTCTGCCCTTAGAGTAAAAAGTGTACATGTGtaagagagagacaaaaagcGCGAGGATATATCCCTCTCCAGTCTAACTCCTTGTACGAAGGCTTCGGTGAGTTCATGTCTTAACAGCCACACATCTTCTATAGTTTAACAATATAATTCAACTTTAATGACCATCATTTCCCTTGTGCTCCATAATCTTGCGGAGCGTTCTTTCcgctagagagagagagagagcgaggaggAATGAATTCCTGGGGTTGCTGAAACGAAGCTGCTCTCCGGCGAGACTCGAGACCGTTCTTTAAACTCCTTTAACCTTCACCCCCAAGCAAAGGTGGAACTGTCACTTTTAAAGTTTGTGGACAGTTATATTGGGGGGGGAAATCGCCTAGTGACTGTGCGATCACTTTCTTTTATTCTGAACTTCATTTTGTACGTAGATGCTATTTGCAGTAATTAAGGAGTAAGTTAGAAGTTAAATGTTTATAGCAAGATTATGACAGCACTAACAATGATTAGTGGTATCTTTCATCTAAGCAAGGATACAAACAAGTAGGTGGGGATGTGGGTCGTTTTGCATGTGTTGGTAGGAGAAGAGGGGACGTTGCGCATTAGCATTTGCTGCCAGACTGGATCTGGATCCTGTCGTGCTGGTTAACCAACTGCAAACTGGATGTCTGCTCATTTCTCTCCACCTGAGACTCTACAGTTGGGTGTTGATATTTTGATCTGCATCAAAtacaaccttttttttcttgttaataATCAGGATTTAAAAATGTTGCAGACTCTGTCTTATATGTGGAGCTGGAATGATGCAGGATAATATTGAGTTTTGAGTCATTTTTAGAAGACCCTCAGTTAAGaaactgttttctctttgtAGAGCAAAATAAACTGCATTTGCTCTGATATTCACCGACTGCGTCTTGTAAAGTCTTGTTTTGCCTCTGTGTCAATAGGTTGTCAGTAACAAGGCTGTAATGAGGGATCAGGTGACCATCCGAGGTGCCCCGTCAAAGGTGAAGTACCTGTATGATGACTCGACTAGCAACCGCAAGGTCAACGCCATAACCACAGCAACCACACTGAACAGTGGGACCACTCATGAGACACCCACTAAACCTGCCCCAGCCTCCAGCCTGTCCAAAGAGCACAGTGTGGACAGGTGAGAAAGATGGACATGCTAACTAAGAGCATGCTAACTAAGTAAAATGTTACAGGCGAGATGATGACCAGTCAAGCTGCCGGTTAACACATTTGTTCCATCCTCATTTGCCACAGCACTGAATCCAGTAAGGGCTCTGTCGAATCCTCTGGCCCGCATGGAGCCGGGAATGGCGTCAACAGCAGTAAAGTGTGCGGCCCACTAACTCCTGATCAGGCTCTGAGACTGTACCGAACTCAGCTCACCACCCTGGAACAGGCGGAGATCCACTCCTACCCAGACATTTACTTTGTGGGACCCAGTGCAAAGAAGAGGCCCGCAATTGCCGGAGGTAGCAACAACTGCGGCTACGATGACGAGCAAGGAGGTTATATTCACGTCGCCCACGACCACCTGGCTTACCGCTACGAGTTCCTCAAGGTCAGATGTGTTCTGATGTTTGTGGCTTTAAatttgttctttcatttttagcTAAACAAATGCTTGTCCTTTCTCTTACTCTCTACAGATCATTGGTAAAGGTAGCTTTGGCCAGGTTGCGAAGGTATATGACCACAAACTGCAGCAACACCTGGCTCTGAAAATGGTGCGCAACGAGAAGCGTTTCCACCGGCAGGCGCAGGAGGAAATccgcatcctggagcacttgcGGAAGCAGGATCGTAACGGCACCATGAATGTTGTGCACATGCTCGAGAACTTCACCTTCCGCAACCACATCTGCATGACCTTTGAGTTGCTCAGCATGAACCTGTATGAGCTTATCAAACGCAACAAGTTCCAGGGCTTCAGTCTGGCACTGGTCAGGAAGTTTGCGCACTCCATCCTGCAGTGCCTGGAGGCTTTAAGCAGGCACAGAATCATCCACTGTGACCTCAAGCCAGAGAACATCTTGCTCAAACAGCAGGGTCGCAGCGGCATCAAGGTAAAGGCGGCGCCTTCTCGTCTGTGCTGTAATGGGTCTGTGCGtttggttttcattttcatttatatcATTTCTTATTCTCTTGCCCCTACCAGGTGATTGACTTTGGTTCCAGCTGTTTTGAACACCAGCGGGTCTACACCTACATTCAATCTCGTTTTTATCGAGCTCCGGAGGTGATCCTCGGTTCACGTTACGGCCTTCCTATTGACATGTGGAGCTTTGGTTGCATTCTGGCCGAGCTGCTGACTGGCTACCCCTTGTTCCCCGGCGAAGATGAGGGCGACCAGCTGGCCTGTGTTATGGAGCTGCTGGGGATGCCGCCGCAGAAGGTCCTGGAGCAGGCCAAAAGAGCAAAAAACTTCATCAACTCCAAGGGCCACCCTCGGTACTGCGGTGCAAACACTTTGCCCACCGGAGCCACTGTGCTGACAGGGTCCCGCTCGCGCCGTGGCAAGATGAGAGGCCCTCCAGGTAGCAAGGATTGGAGTGCTGCACTCAAGGGCTGCGAGGACCCCGCCTTTACTGACTTCATAAAGAAGTGTTTGGACTGGGACCCGTCTTCTCGCCTCACCCCCAGCCAGGCCCTCAGACACCCTTGGCTGTATCGCAGGCTTCCCAAACCAATACCCGGGACAGAGAAGAGCCAAGGAGCGTCTGTGAAACGACTCCCCGAGCACCACAGCACCTCCTTTCCCTCTATTCTGGCCAAGGGGGGGCCTGGCTTAAGCTCTACAACTGCCAGTAACAACAAACTTAGAAGCAACATGATGGGAGATTCAGGAGAGGCCATACCTCTTCGCACGGTCCTACCTAAACTTGTCTCGTAGAGAGAAAGCGAGAGATAAAATCCTCTAATCTCCTCCCTCGCCACGTTTTCCCACTCCTCAGGAGGAGTCAGAGTAAAGGAGAAAGTGGTTTTAAAACagctttgtttgttcttttatttgttttctactGCGAGGTGTCGACACCCCAGTCTTTGGTTTTTAATAATAgttgaaaagagaaagagaggaataataaaagaaacactCAAAAGTTTTTATACAGCGGCTGTGGATTTTCCGTTTACAGCCACAGGACGTGGTTTGATATTAgataatgctttttaaaaacaaaagaaaacttcCTCGTGTGAGTGGACAGCTTGTTCAATGAGAAAATATCTCTAACCTGTGTGCGATCTCACGTAAGTGTTGTGTTTTGGTAAAACGCACTGAAGCACACCTGCACTGTCACTTGCCTCACTTCACTCTCTTAAACTTGAAAAGGGCTACAGAGATTACTCTTATCAAGTTAGACTTAGCGAGATTTGTTCAGCCAATGGATTTTAACTAGAAGACAAATTGTTAGTTTTTGGGTTCTGCGAACACTTAACTCAGTTATCCCTCATATATACAACAAAAATGCCTTCAGACTGGTAATACAGGATTGGCTTTATGTAGCGACAGATTCTGAAAACAGAAGTAAgaagtttattttttcctctttcctttttctccccacaaacacacacacatacaccactTTTCCTCATCCCTTGCACTTGTGTGTCAGCTCAGTATGTGATGTTAATACTATGGAAAACGCTGAGAGGACATAGGACAACCTATTTATAGCCCACTGTCGTCCTCCTATTTTCACCGTACacgagtggggaaaaaatggGGAATCGGAAGAACAGTAGAGCTACTCGGACTCGGTCACAAAGGCGTCGCGTTCGGTACCTCACAACTGGTTTGCAAGATagagagtgagagggagagagccgTAAGTCAAAGCACCTAAACACCTTTGGGTTGATTGGCTGGAAAGTTTTGTATGAATGTCACCTGCCCGTGCCTGTAATTGGCTGCCGAGATTGTTAGCGGTAGTGGTCCTAATGGGTGGGTAGTGCAAGGAAAGATAGATCACGGGATAAAATGAAGGGCAGTATGTTCAATATGAGCCAGGATATTTTATTCTCTGGAGGAGAGATGTGTGGAAGACGAGCCAGTGACAAAACGAACGGTTTTAATGGTACTGTTGAAAGAAACGTTTCTCAGGGAGACATACTTGATACATCCCTTAATCTTAAAATTTACTGTGTTCCACTTATAGTCATGTATCCCGACTGTGGATGAAGATGGCATGCAAGCCCAGTCCGCTCAGAGCGAGAGCATTTACGAGAGTCTGTGAAGGGGGTCTGCATGCTCCACAATCTGACCTAGATTCTCTCTCCTCCCCCACATTCACTTTTATcgctcctctttttttctcactctGTCTCATGTAGGGCAGGGAACCTCTTAAACTCTCACATACACAGTGAATAATGGTGCTGTCCAGAATGCACACGTACAGACGCGCACACAGAAACATGTCAGGTGCATGTTGGTATGGACCACACCATTCAAAGAGTTCTTTCTCTTGTCCCTCATTTTCTAAGTGAAACTGTCAGGGATTTCTACTCtgtctccattttttttttatagaagtGGTTTCTAATGCTTTTCACTCCTGAATATCAAAGGAtgtcaaatgcaaaaaaaaaaaagaaaaaaagaagaagaaaaaaagagaaaagtcataTACTGTCATGTTGTACTAGTGGTGTGAGTTAGTAGGGAGGGTGTTTGGTGTTCAGCATGAAATCACAACCTGTTATCAAAACTGAGTGACTATGAGAGAAACTGTACAGTAACCAAATGAAGTTGTGATAGTTTCTTTTtctaagaaaaaataaaaatgatttcagTGAACTGTTAAGCTTTGGGGTGATTTCTGGATTGAAATGggcttttttaatgaatttttttaATTCCATGAGACATGTATTGCTCATTTGTCACCTAGTGTGAAGCTCTCATCTCCAAAGAAACCAGGTGTgtggggggggttgttttggGTCTTTTTTCTGCCTGACATCAGGAGCTTGTGTCAGGAAAACAGTGGCTTACACTGCAGTCAGCATAATGAATCACTTTTAAGTGAACTGGATTTCAGTCAGCGATCAGGTTACAGACGGTAATGAATGAGTCAATAGCCTTTTATACTGAGGCTGCCTTGTTGTTATGCCACCTTTATTAAAGTCATAAAGATGTAAGGAACAGATGTGAGAAAATACGCAGCACACATACGGGAAGACGATTCAGCCTTCCAGGCTATTGGACTGCGTTTTAGTTCTAGGTAGTGAAACAAAGTAAGTGTACCTGCTACTTGTGTTTGTGCCAGAGCCGAAACAGCTGCTCTGCCAACAAAATTAACAATGAGTACAGGCTATCTTAGTAAACTGATGAGGAAGTGCTGACagtaatgtttttgttgttgttcatttACAGCTTCTGTGACATGTGAAACTTCATGTTGATTATGCTAAATTATGACCCTGCTGTCTGACTCCTGTTCCTAGCTGACAAAAGTGGcacccggtgtggtcttctgctccaCGGATCTAAGTGTTGTGCTCTCAGAAATGCTCGTCTGCATACCAATAAACAGTTATTTAAGTCACTGCTGCCCTCCTACCAGCTCGATGCAGTGTGACCTCTGACGTCAGCGGGGGACTTTTGGCGGGAGTGCAGCAGCTCACTAAATGCTTTCTCCTTTTTGGACAACACTTATCTAACATAAACAAAGATGCCATATTCcaaatcacttaaatcaccttcctTCCCTTTTCCGatcctcagtttgaacttctgaTCGTCTTGACCGTGTCTACATGCCTGAACGGCCtgatttgctgccatgtgattagcTGATTAGATCTCATTATATATAGATTAAATTGCCCCTCCTCCTGATATTTCTCAACTTTTCTCTTGTCCTTTTATGTCCTTTGTGTCTCGTGTCCTGATGTgacacaaaaccaaaacacaagacTGCTAAAAATAATCCTGTCAAGAAAAATTTGGAAGAAGACGCCTGCTTTCGTAAGATCGCAGACACTGGTGATTCATGGCTGTTTACACTGTGCAGGCTGGTGTCCAGTGGGATGAAAAAGTCAGGTACACATGcaacaggaggaggagaaaccGGTTGAGCAACATGACTGGATACAGAAACTAGAGAAGTGGTTTGTGATGACTAGGTAGCCGGGTATACGTAACAGAATTTGACACAGGTGTTTATTGCCAGCTGATCTTGAAAATACGAGGGTTGCCTTAGGGTAAAAATGATGTGTGTACCATTATTTTGCCTGAGCCTGGGTGTGGCACCTTCTTTCCATCAGCAGTAGGTCAGGGTGCCCTTATTAAAATCTTTATTCAAATATGAGGCTAAGCAGAACAAATAAGCAAGCAGACAATGCATGCGAAAAGACAGACCATCTCATTTTATTGTTCAGGGAATTTAAGCCTACAAGAAaacttctgtctttgttttgatGTGGTAACCCGTCCTTGTAAAAACGTTCTCATCTCACGTTGTTTGCGCTGTAGCAGAAGAACAGGTTTTACAGGGATGCATTTCTCCTGTATTCAGCTTTCCCTTTAAAATGATTCGTACAATCAGCTAGTAGAACTTGACAGACTCTAAAGCTAAGTGATTGAATCTTTCTCTCTTCATCTCTTTTGATTAACATAAAAGCAGATTAGACCAATCCCATTAGACATCAACCCAGTCACCTTCTGACCATATGGTGTAAAGCTCCTCTGTCCCTACATCCACTTTGACACACTGATTTCTATTTCTGTCAACCCCACACATCTCTCTCCCACACGAGAATCTCCCAGTGAGTCTAACCCTGCAGACCATATGGAGCCACAGCAGGATTTTTGGTGCTGAGTCTGAACGAAGAGGGGCAGAGTGGTGACAGGTTTCTGGTTACCTTGCAGGTTAGGAAATCTTGACCTGCTTCTTCCTAAAAGTTTGGCTCTAAgtgtaaacatgtgtttctgtctctctACAAGCTCCGCTATGCCGTCGATTCGATCGgataactttatttttatttgcctGTTATTATACATAATAGGTTTCCCTGTAGTTTAGTGAAAACATATTAATTCCTTTAAGACTttaaggttctttatttgtgtgCAGAAGCTGTTGCAAACCTTTGCCAGAGCAATATAAATTAGTGTCA of Maylandia zebra isolate NMK-2024a linkage group LG5, Mzebra_GT3a, whole genome shotgun sequence contains these proteins:
- the dyrk3 gene encoding dual specificity tyrosine-phosphorylation-regulated kinase 3 isoform X1 translates to MMIISRKPEGPIATARHGDGLYDSYMRTDHILKDEADTNSPSGLPPMPKHTVVSNKAVMRDQVTIRGAPSKVKYLYDDSTSNRKVNAITTATTLNSGTTHETPTKPAPASSLSKEHSVDSTESSKGSVESSGPHGAGNGVNSSKVCGPLTPDQALRLYRTQLTTLEQAEIHSYPDIYFVGPSAKKRPAIAGGSNNCGYDDEQGGYIHVAHDHLAYRYEFLKIIGKGSFGQVAKVYDHKLQQHLALKMVRNEKRFHRQAQEEIRILEHLRKQDRNGTMNVVHMLENFTFRNHICMTFELLSMNLYELIKRNKFQGFSLALVRKFAHSILQCLEALSRHRIIHCDLKPENILLKQQGRSGIKVIDFGSSCFEHQRVYTYIQSRFYRAPEVILGSRYGLPIDMWSFGCILAELLTGYPLFPGEDEGDQLACVMELLGMPPQKVLEQAKRAKNFINSKGHPRYCGANTLPTGATVLTGSRSRRGKMRGPPGSKDWSAALKGCEDPAFTDFIKKCLDWDPSSRLTPSQALRHPWLYRRLPKPIPGTEKSQGASVKRLPEHHSTSFPSILAKGGPGLSSTTASNNKLRSNMMGDSGEAIPLRTVLPKLVS
- the dyrk3 gene encoding dual specificity tyrosine-phosphorylation-regulated kinase 3 isoform X2, with the protein product MRTDHILKDEADTNSPSGLPPMPKHTVVSNKAVMRDQVTIRGAPSKVKYLYDDSTSNRKVNAITTATTLNSGTTHETPTKPAPASSLSKEHSVDSTESSKGSVESSGPHGAGNGVNSSKVCGPLTPDQALRLYRTQLTTLEQAEIHSYPDIYFVGPSAKKRPAIAGGSNNCGYDDEQGGYIHVAHDHLAYRYEFLKIIGKGSFGQVAKVYDHKLQQHLALKMVRNEKRFHRQAQEEIRILEHLRKQDRNGTMNVVHMLENFTFRNHICMTFELLSMNLYELIKRNKFQGFSLALVRKFAHSILQCLEALSRHRIIHCDLKPENILLKQQGRSGIKVIDFGSSCFEHQRVYTYIQSRFYRAPEVILGSRYGLPIDMWSFGCILAELLTGYPLFPGEDEGDQLACVMELLGMPPQKVLEQAKRAKNFINSKGHPRYCGANTLPTGATVLTGSRSRRGKMRGPPGSKDWSAALKGCEDPAFTDFIKKCLDWDPSSRLTPSQALRHPWLYRRLPKPIPGTEKSQGASVKRLPEHHSTSFPSILAKGGPGLSSTTASNNKLRSNMMGDSGEAIPLRTVLPKLVS